TCAGTGGCTCAGCCTCTCCCATCAAGTTCTGAATTTCATTTCTCTAAGCAATGCATAGGCCAACATAAAATCCATAGTCGACCCCCGGGACAGGTGGGAAGGGTCCCATCAACAAAAATGGTCATACACCGCCATTGCATCACAGCAAAATGACTTGCATCCTACTTCATCATATATTTAAGTCTCCTGTAAGGTACAGGCCTAAGAGTttaaaaaagagaaggggaatGTGATCTATCAAAACAGAGCATTATTCATGAAACCTTAATTAAATCTATTCTAATtaggaaaaaaataagaatcagcAGTGCAAAATGGGAGTACAGATTTGCTCCCCACATGGGGaagggtggggacagatctgaaccctccatgggggtgtgggacccgcctctagggtgtgggacccatgccccatgaaggggtcagatctgtcccaacccgttcccatgtgggtagctgatccgaaCTCGCAAAATGGTgtctttaaacaaaaaatgccTAGAAGGAAAAAAGTTATCTTCATGACTTGCCTTTACGACAATAACGCATTCTGAGCTGCTTCTTTGCACATGAACTCCACATAGGCGCCTAAACAATCCCCTGAGAAGTTGCTCCACTGGTCTCCAACGTTTCCCCAAATCCGGTAGCCTTCTCCCTGTAGTTCTTTACATATTTCTGACTTAGAACATCACTGTGCTTTGTCCCTTGTAAGCTTCACTCCTGCAGAGCATGCATAAGATATATACAAATAAACGAAAAATTAGAGTTGCAGTCTCTACACAATAATCTTATACAGCTTATTTCATATTTAATATCATACAGTATCTACCTCATTATGAACCACTCATAGCCATGGGTTTTAGATTGCCTGCTGCGGTCGGGGCCAGTTTTGCCAAACTTCAGAAGGTTGTCGTCAATATTGACGGAGATGAAAGCTTCACCAGAAATGTACAGGAGCTGGTGACAATAGGGGTGGAAAACTTACCGTTGGATGAACAACCAGCATTGGGAATGCCTGTCCAATGGGAAGATAGATTTTATAAGGCAAACTGGGGACACAGTTACCAAGGAAATCCATGGAATGAGTCTCAGATATTCCCCAACATGTTGAAGTTTGCAGAAGCTTGTGGTATATCCGCTGCTCATGGCACAAAGAAGAAAGATCTTAAGCTATTAAGAAGATGTTGGAGACCCCTGGACCATACTTGCTGGATGTTATAGTACACTGCCTATGGTTCCAAGTGAAGGGGCCTTCAATGATATTATCACTGAGGGGGATGGGGCATGGAAGTATTGATGGTCCCACTAAGATCTCATGGCTTCGCTACCCCCCTGTATACttgaaaaatatataaagaaaGGTGGTTAGCAGGGTATCTaaaaatcaagagaaaaaaGCCACAAGTTATAAACTGTAGGTCTGAGGAGTCATTGAGCCTTTTGTGCTCTGTTTATTTTGTTAACGTTTTCTGGTTCTTGTTTCATGGCATGTGCTTTCTTTGTCCATTGGTACCAGATCTGTAAATTTCTGTTTGTAATTAGCACATCCAGTATTGCTATCTTGGTGCTTGCTGGTACTTACTTTTCTTGTCTTCTTTGGATGGTGGGCCTCATTGGGCGGTGAAGGTAAGTTTTGGTGTGTCTGTAGGTTGGTACTCTCCTCTTCGTTCTTGCTAGCTTGATTTTCTATGTTTCCTTGCTCACCTTCCTTTAAACTAGCCTGAGGCTTGTCTCTACTGCTCTATCCCAGCAGCTAACGACTTGAACTTAGTCTCTGCAGCTCCCTTTGTTTTCATCTGGTTATTTCTATAGGAGGGAGCTATTTCGCGATATTTCCCATTTGACCTATGTGGCCTAACTTGTGGACACCTCATCTGGGTGTCTCACTTGCAACGTTGAATGTCTTTATTTCTACTTGATCTTCCAAGCAGTGCTGGCATTAACCCTCAGTTTTTGTTGGGGACCAAGATTAGGAAGCTGATCCTGTTTCTGATCAGGTTTCTCCTTCTCACCAGGATCTCTCCTGTGACTCTGAATCTGGTAGATCAGTATCCCAACTCCCTTTCTCGGATATCTATGTGCTTCTTTGCTTATCTTCGGCCATTATAGCCATTCCTGCTTTCTTTTGAGTTTACGCTACTTGATTTGGATGCGTGTCCCCCTGCCTGTTGCGTTTTATTGCATAGATAGATACCGTTCTGGATGCACTTTTCTCCTGTCATGTAAATAGATGTTGGAGtgctttttctttgcttctttctATGCCTTGGTATCTTGCTGTTTCCTATACTTTAAACTGTTGTTTCTAAATTCTTTAGTGTGGTTACTTGGTTCGTCTTTTCTTTGTGAATTATTAGTGTTTCGTTGTCTCTGTTTGCTCTCTTGTTGAACTAATACAGCTATGTTTCATTTCCTTAAAGTGCATGCTTCCCCTGTTTTTTCTGGTACAAAAGGCTCCTGCAGAGGTTACATTGGGCTTTTTTACCATTAATATGAGATAGATTCTGTGACGGGCCAACCACAGGAATGGAGTGTATGTATGTATGGTAAAATTGCAACTTCACTGCCCCAACTAGATAAGGTTATCTGAAGGGCCGAAATAATTTTTCCATGTGACAGGACGATGCGGTTGGCCATTCCAATGTTTTGATAGGATGCCACACTCGTGTAAAATCAATTTCTATGTaggaaaatttttaaaaccccTAAGGACTGTAGATTCCCTAGACTCTAAACCTTATGTCAAAAGAAAATAACCAAGCAAAACTAGAACTTGTGATCAGAAGTGCATCCCTTTCATATACAGGTATTGTAGAGAAAATTGTGCAATATTAGATACTTCTTGtccaacaaataaataaaaaaataaaaaaaaggaaacaattcATAAATGAACTCAGAAGATTAAGGCTTCCTTTGTTTTTCCATAAATTattgaaaaatatatttcactGAAATATGCTACTATCTTAACATGATTTAAAATCTCCCATTCAAAAACATTAAGCAGAAAAAACTTCTCTAATAAGGATGATatcaaaaagtgaaaaaaaactacatactaAATTTCTGTGAGTTGTTCTCAGAAAACACATTAGTGGTTAACCTGAATATTTACTCAACTGGGTTTCGGATCCATAGACATGATAAGGGTACAAACTTGTTTACATATACCTATTCTACCCAAGCATATTCTACTATGAAGCCCAAACTGAACCAACAGAGGGTACAAGTTGGACATGCATAATGATCGCTTAATGTGTACCACCACAATATGGGCCCCTTCAAGAGATTCTTGGGCTAAAATCCAATCTGATTGGATGATCCTGGCCATTGAATATATTAGTAATTGGAACCACGCAAGATACCTATGATCACATTGATAGCTGATCATTGggtacatagttgtcaaggcgtctcCTTGGTGTCCAGGCACCATAGTCGCCTAGGCAGTGTTGCCTTGCATCCAGGACcactccaatgccttgggtcacctagacgccatgacaactatgattgggAAACAAGTATGCAATGTGATATCGAGTAAGAAACATGAAGAAACATATTCTATGCAATTGATTTTCATGCATAACTCGTTAGTTGAGTAAAATATCCTCAGCAGCAACTAGAAAACATATCTCCAACAATAGATGGACTAGTAACTCAGGACATCTggaatgaaaattaaaaagtcTAGTTGTAGAACATAGACAAAGTTATACCTTATTAAACTTCTGTCCAGCCTCCaatgctctctctttctcacttaTTCTCTTTGTCAGCCTGAAACGAGTGAATTTGTTTAGCAAAACAAGATGGATTAAAATAGCAATAATCGCTTAAGATGTTTTAATCCAAATAATATATTAACAGCACCCAACTTCATTTAGAATGGATAATGCTCTGTTGAGATGTATACAACTATAAAAATGAAATTGGAAAAAGTTCTAAAAGAAAACACAACTTCATAAATAGGTCAGCAGGGATGCAGTTTGTAATTTGTTGATGGGGACAAAATGAAAACATGTTGCCAATCtctctatttttcattattttacaAGGAACTTCTGAAGAAGAATAGAGCTTAAAAGTAGACATAACTCATCATTTTCTGCAGAAAAGAATTTTTTATACACTATAAAAGACTAGTAAGCTTCGCCTTGCCAATTACAAGGAAGGTGAATACTTTATGGGTGCAGTAAATTGGGGAAAGATTATAAATGGGTGAATTAGATCTGTGTATTAATTTATGATTGAGCATTTGGAGGGAAGATTTTGTATACAAAGGGTCCATTTCTGGACTCCTTTTTGTCTATATCAGTGTATCTGATGAGCAGCTTGCTTTTTTCTTGTATCAACAAACttatctttttaaaataaaaaataaaaatccaacagTAAAAATCAACATAATAAGGATTTCTAAAGGTAGAAATTGCAGGAAGTTCACATGCATTCTCATTTGAGGACAAAACAAGTTTCAATAAAGTGATTCTAATAACTGGTTCGTCATGTTTCGGGAAAATCAACAGAATATACTAAAGCCTTATAAAATGATAATGTTGCCTAGAAACCAAAGCCTAAGAAGGATATTACCTTCATTTAATCCAAGGATAATGTTTGAAACTGTATGTCATTATATAAACGAGAAGAATGATTTTAGAACTTATCATCTGGCACAAAACCCATTTGCAGCATTTGGTCATGAAGTCGGAATGCCCCTTTTAAGTTGTCATCTGCAACATGCCCGTTTATCAATGATGTATATGTAGATTTATCAGGTTTTACACCTCTATCAATCATCTTCCTGTATATCATATCTGCCTCTTGCATTCTACCCTCTCTGCAGAACCCATTCAGGATTACATTGTATGTAATGACATCAGGTAAGAGCCCCTCACTTTCCATTTTATCGACCAAGCCAAAAGCCCTCTGTATATTTTCCTCTCTCACAAAACCATGAATCAGAGTATTATATGTTATTTTATCAGGACCTATCCCTTTTGCAATCATCTTGTTCAGGAACTCATCAGCTTTAGCAGCACCCTCAGATCGGCAATAACCTTTAATAATTGAGTTACAAGTCACAAGATTGGGCTCAATTCCTTTTTCCATCATCTCATCCCACAATCTTAATGCATTGGTGACATTTCCTTTACTACAGAGACCATTAATTAAAATGCTGTAAGAAATGTGATTAGGAAAAATTCTTCTAGACATCATATCATCGCATAACTCATTAACCTTGTCCATGTCGCCTTTCTTGCAGAATCCATCAATCAAAGTATTGTAGGTTACAATGTCTGGCTTGAGATTCCTCTGAATCATTGTCTCAAACAAGGCTACTGCTTTATCTACATATCCATCCTTACAGTAGCCATGTATGAGTGTAGTGAAAGTATAATAATCAGGTGATATCCCCCTCTCCACCATCTCACTGAAAACATCATCAGCATCAGATAATCTCCTCTCCTTGCAGAATCCATTCAAAATTGTATTGTATGTCACGACATCAGGAAGGCAACCTTGCTCCACCATTTCATCCCGCAGCTTGAGAGCCTCTGTTATAATCCCATTTCTACAAAAAGCTCCAATAAGCATAGTATAAACCACACTGTCTGGAACCAAACCAGAACCCTTCATTCCTCTAAAATATGATAAAGCTTTGTCAAGCTCACCTCTCCTGGAAAATAACCCAATCAGCAAGCTAAAGCTAACTAAATCAGGGGCATGACCCTGTTGCAGCATTTCATTATATATTTCATCAGCAGCAGTTGCATCATTCTTTCTAGAACATTCCCCCAGCAATATATTATATGTGGATGTGTCAGGACTCAACccaatcctcaacatctcacTCAGAGTCGACCTTGCTCTCACATATTTTCCATTCTTACAGGCACCATTTATAATTGCATTATAAGTGACATTGCCAGGCCTTAACCCTTTGGCCGACATTGAGTCCATCAACTTGAGAGCTTCTTCGAATTTTCCTTCACGACAAAGTGCATTGATTAGAGTATTATAAGTCACGATATCGGGGAAAACACCCTTCCCTTCCATTTCAGATAAAAACATATTGGCATTTTCAGTCTTCCCTCCTTTACACAATGCATGGACCATGATATTCAGTGTATAAACATTCACTTGAATTCCGCTACCAATTACATCATCATAGATCCCCCATGCCATATCAATCCAGTCAATTTTAACCAACCCTCCAAGAAGGCTATTGCAACCATTTATAGGAGGAGAAAAACCTCTACTTCTCAAGATCCGAAACGCTTCGGAAGCTTCCCTTAGTTTCCTTGCTTGGACATAAGTCCTAATCAGAAGATCAAAAACCAGCGGATTCGAATCACAATCCCGATAAGTAGACACAAGTGAATCCACAATTTCAATCCTCGAAACACCACTTTTTCGAACCATTCGAAGAACTAAAACCTGAGCTTCAGATATCCTCCTACTCCTAACTAAGATATGAATCATCGCACTCAATGAGTAGGACGAGTGCTTGAAAGTTGGATTAGCTGCTAATAAATCTATAAACTTCTGGCCTAATAACAAATTTGAGTGAAATTTGTACAGTACCTCGACGACAACCGACGGATTCAAATTGGATGAGAAATGGCGTAAGGAATTGAGCTTTCCTTGTATAAGATTCAAAACGATCTTTTCTACCACGAAAGAATTAGTCAAAGATGTCGATAAATCCGTCTCCTCTGCTCTAATATCTTCTTTCAAAGAAATTTCTAAGGTTTGGATtgtcctagggttagggtttgagacgAAAGCGAAGCAGCGGAAGTAGTGAGAATACCTGAGATAGGGTGAATTTGTTTGGAGTAAAGCCTTTGCCCTAACAATGGTAGCCATTTGAAAATTTATAGCCGTTGCCGAGTTCTTTCGCGGGAATTCTTCTTGTTGGTTTTGATTTCCTTCCGAGAGCCAAGCACAGAAAGCAGCGAGGCAGAGAAGTTATTTATTGTAGATTTTTAGTTGCTTTGTGTCATGTCCAAGTTTTGACACAGCTGGGTCGGATCAACCCTAACTCAACTAACTCAACCCGGCCTGGTTGAATTTAGCCAATTGATGTCTtgatgttaattttttttttttttggaacacaGTTTTTCTCTACCCATAGACGAccgttcacccaccatcctaggtttcacaaacccttcctagggattttgtatgttccaaaataccctccgaATACCCATTCCCGTCCTCTCCCTCCCctcggtgaatgagatccccattcactatgggtggagggaaactcgggcctttttttttgtggtaaaagaATGATGCATAAACCATCTCCCACTTCGAAGGAACCGGTTTTCATACACAATTGTGTATGAAACCTTAgatcatttcttttttaatcttttttcatttctttgaaagattttttttttttttgccgaTTGAGTTATATGTTAGGGAGCAGACCTTGGTGTAATGGTAAGggtgctccattgtgaccaagtggcaCAGGTTCGAGCCTGAAAACAACGTCTCTATtgaaagtgggggtaaggttgcgtgCCTTTTTAGTTATATGTCAGGCACTTGATGGATATGCTACGTGTTAAATCAGATCcattaacctatcccatactaggctggtccaatctaacATCCACAAGTTAGATCAAgccccattagacacataaaATTATACTACAAACCGAACCTAACCCTTACTCCCTGTAAAATGTAAAAACATTTGTAATGGAGCCACGAAGAACAACGACTAACTAAAGAACTTGTCTTTGCAAATGAGTTTCAGATATTATCCAGCAGATAAAATCTACAAACATATAGTAGTATGTCTTGACTTATTTCTACACATATCAAGTCCAAACACAAACATATATAGTAGTAGTCTATTGAACAATGCGTGAAAGTCACTTGGGCTTATTATGGTAAGGCAACAGCAACAAAGCACGCAGAAATCAGAAAATGAAGCTACTTAAATTTATAT
The sequence above is a segment of the Telopea speciosissima isolate NSW1024214 ecotype Mountain lineage chromosome 7, Tspe_v1, whole genome shotgun sequence genome. Coding sequences within it:
- the LOC122669778 gene encoding pentatricopeptide repeat-containing protein At5g01110, whose translation is MATIVRAKALLQTNSPYLRYSHYFRCFAFVSNPNPRTIQTLEISLKEDIRAEETDLSTSLTNSFVVEKIVLNLIQGKLNSLRHFSSNLNPSVVVEVLYKFHSNLLLGQKFIDLLAANPTFKHSSYSLSAMIHILVRSRRISEAQVLVLRMVRKSGVSRIEIVDSLVSTYRDCDSNPLVFDLLIRTYVQARKLREASEAFRILRSRGFSPPINGCNSLLGGLVKIDWIDMAWGIYDDVIGSGIQVNVYTLNIMVHALCKGGKTENANMFLSEMEGKGVFPDIVTYNTLINALCREGKFEEALKLMDSMSAKGLRPGNVTYNAIINGACKNGKYVRARSTLSEMLRIGLSPDTSTYNILLGECSRKNDATAADEIYNEMLQQGHAPDLVSFSLLIGLFSRRGELDKALSYFRGMKGSGLVPDSVVYTMLIGAFCRNGIITEALKLRDEMVEQGCLPDVVTYNTILNGFCKERRLSDADDVFSEMVERGISPDYYTFTTLIHGYCKDGYVDKAVALFETMIQRNLKPDIVTYNTLIDGFCKKGDMDKVNELCDDMMSRRIFPNHISYSILINGLCSKGNVTNALRLWDEMMEKGIEPNLVTCNSIIKGYCRSEGAAKADEFLNKMIAKGIGPDKITYNTLIHGFVREENIQRAFGLVDKMESEGLLPDVITYNVILNGFCREGRMQEADMIYRKMIDRGVKPDKSTYTSLINGHVADDNLKGAFRLHDQMLQMGFVPDDKF